A stretch of Fulvia fulva chromosome 4, complete sequence DNA encodes these proteins:
- a CDS encoding General transcription and DNA repair factor IIH subunit TFB5, whose protein sequence is MSIIAREMMLNVMMLFRQGSRARGDAGFVTSARDYVSNPASEKVPAKHSSSLQTRHRHQPTSVFIMPRAIAGVLVKCDPSIKAIIQRINDQNNHDIIIEDIDDEHMLIKNNRHDDLKRMLKEALKDTVREAEESSGEEA, encoded by the exons ATGTCGATCATCGCGAGGGAGATGATGCTGAACGTGATGATGTTGTTCAGGCAAGGAAGTCGCGCTCGAGGAGACGCGGGGTTCGTCACGAGCGCACGTGACTACGTGTCAAATCCGGCCTCCGAGAAGGTCCCTGCGAAGCATTCCAGTTCTCTCCAAACACGACATCGACATCAACCAACATCCGTCTTCATCATGCCTCGCGCTATAGCAG GCGTCCTCGTCAAGTGCGATCCCTCCATCAAAGCCATCATCCAGAGAATCAACGACCAGAACAATCACGATATCATCATTGAGGACATCGACGATGAGCACATGCTAATCAAAAACAATCGCCATGATGATCTGAAGCGGATGCTGAAGGAG GCCCTCAAAGACACAGTGCGAGAAGCCGAAGAGAGTTCTGGCGAAGAAGCTTAA
- a CDS encoding RNA exonuclease 4 codes for MSDRRDVQTASSSYIIRDSAGRPVMHPHAEAFMRGRATQLIPQMHFITRIMAMDAEFQTMDDEESGTSASVIGRISIVNYDGKTIYDVFVYFPEEEGRLMKLPPQSLHLGVTYRDIKPQFGAIPIAEAKEDLRKIIDGNIIVGHSIHNDIDAIKASGIDDILDCAWSFRDTQNHAYYGARLGNNQPGLKNLYKAMVGKSIQGREHSSVEDAQATMELYRLREAEIEREQAGWDFWLEPPRSQDDILDELLNGPDYSNGTPPPKRLPRAFRVAQEQADSAAAAKAYRFKKDDAHRKTPAVAAGSKQPATKEFDTSAAAPSPISIARKDSLMPPDSTTSDGTSEKDCGHSKTSSLARSLHSTAPSTISTNSAHISSVAAMRVPSPSRVNQLPAVAMSAAKRNAAIKIAYPLDPNIHARKNITMGTTSIKQKKADPIVHARKGFTTESTVVKEKKVDPLTTTTAVEASGKSWSQVAVTKDKNGAVDNFARAPAKTVFRKRN; via the exons ATGTCTGACCGCAGAGATGTTCAGACCGCGTCTTCCAGCTACATCATCCGCGACAGCGCCGGACGCCCTGTGATGCACCCTCATGCAGAAGCGTTCATGCGCGGTCGTGCTACCCAGCTCATTCCGCAGATGCATTTCATCACTCGTATCATGGCCATGGACGCCGAGTTCCAGACCATGGACGACGAAGAAAGCGGCACTTCCGCATCTGTCATCGGACGCATCTCGATCGTCAACTACGACGGCAAGACGATCTATGACGTGTTCGTGTACTTTCCGGAGGAAGAAGGCAGGCTCATGAAGCTACCACCGCAGAGCCTCCACCTTGGCGTCACCTACAGGGACATCAAGCCTCAGTTCGGCGCGATCCCAATCGCAGAGGCCAAAGAAGACCTCCGCAAGATCATCGACGGCAACATCATTGTGGGTCATTCGATTCACAACGATATCGATGCTATCAAAGCCAGTggcatcgacgacatcctcgACTGCGCTTGGAGCTTCCGCGACACCCAGAACCATGCGTACTATGGCGCACGTCTCGGCAACAATCAGCCGGGCCTGAAGAACCTCTACAAGGCCATGGTCGGAAAGAGCATTCAAGGCAGGGAGCACTCCTCTGTCGAAGATGCTCAAGCAACTATGGAGCTGTATCGTCTCCGCGAAGCCGAGATCGAACGCGAGCAGGCAGGCTGGGACTTCTGGTTGGAGCCACCAAGATCCCAGGACGACATTCTCGACGAGCTGCTCAATGGCCCAGACTACTCCAATGGTACTCCACCTCCAAAGAGGCTGCCCCGCGCTTTCAGGGTCGCTCAAGAGCAGGCAGACTCGGCTGCCGCTGCTAAAGCGTATC GATTCAAGAAGGACGACGCTCATCGCAAGACACCAGCAGTTGCAGCGGGAAGCAAACAACCCGCCACGAAGGAGTTCGACACCTCGGCTGCGGCACCATCCCCAATTTCGATTGCCCGCAAGGACAGCCTCATGCCTCCAGACAGCACTACCTCCGATGGCACCTCTGAGAAGGACTGCGGACACTCGAAGACCTCGTCGCTGGCCAGATCGCTACACTCCACTGCGCCATCCACGATCTCCACCAATTCCGCTCACATCTCTTCCGTCGCTGCAATGCGAGTGCCCTCGCCCAGTCGGGTCAATCAGCTACCGGCAGTAGCTATGAGCGCTGCGAAGAGGAATGCCGCTATCAAGATCGCATACCCGCTGGACCCGAACATCCACGCTCGCAAGAACATCACCATGGGAACTACCTCGATCAAGCAGAAGAAGGCCGACCCGATTGTCCACGCTCGAAAGGGTTTCACCACCGAGTCTACTGTCGTCAAGGAGAAGAAGGTCGACCCACTCACTACTACTACTGCAGTAGAAGCGAGCGGAAAGTCCTGGTCCCAGGTCGCTGTCACGAAGGACAAGAATGGGGCTGTCGATAACTTCGCGCGAGCACCTGCCAAGACCGTCTTTCGCAAGCGCAACTAA
- a CDS encoding RNA exonuclease 4: protein MASKRPTARGVETASEEYIILDKNGKPTLNPRLHFFARSRAKQPVLFWHLLTKYLALDIEFQRVKIAGRDKQVHRIGRLTVINKDGEVIYDVFVWYPELHGHTKTLSARWRRLGVYWEDIQIENGAVPVGEVEQNLRAMLEGRIVIGHAIENDIKVCSPFVWEGIEIRNTQKHKYYQQLLGIRQPGLARLAPHVVGHAIQGKEHCSCEDGCTTLALWKYRRGAMEEEQAGWIYRGAATEEEDLDFGDADFEDTYYEDEENEAIREELTTYAAELAKMPLPDSSSFWQAGAAQAKQSETTSYNIQSTPKVTTQRRQPTSTAKTATK from the coding sequence ATGGCGAGCAAGCGTCCCACTGCTCGCGGTGTCGAGACTGCCTCCGAGGAGTACATCATCCTCGACAAGAATGGGAAGCCTACCTTGAACCCTCGCCTACACTTCTTCGCTCGTAGTCGAGCTAAGCAACCAGTTCTATTCTGGCACCTCCTCACCAAGTACCTCGCACTCGACATCGAGTTCCAGCGAGTCAAGATCGCCGGCCGTGACAAGCAAGTCCATCGCATCGGCAGATTAACAGTCATCAATAAGGATGGAGAGGTGATCTACGATGTATTCGTGTGGTACCCAGAGCTTCATGGCCACACCAAGACCCTCTCTGCACGATGGAGACGTCTCGGTGTGTACTGGGAGGACATCCAGATTGAGAATGGCGCCGTGCCAGTTGGGGAAGTCGAGCAGAACTTACGTGCCATGCTCGAGGGACGCATTGTCATTGGCCATGCTATCGAGAACGATATCAAGGTATGCAGCCCATTTGTCTGGGAAGGCATCGAGATCCGCAACACCCAGAAGCACAAGTACTACCAGCAGCTTCTCGGTATACGCCAGCCTGGACTGGCTCGACTGGCTCCTCACGTCGTTGGCCACGCCATTCAAGGCAAGGAGCACTGCAGCTGCGAAGACGGATGCACTACCTTGGCCCTGTGGAAGTACCGCCGAGGAGCCATGGAGGAAGAGCAGGCTGGCTGGATCTACCGCGGCGCTGCTACCGAAGAGGAAGATCTCGACTTCGGCGACGCGGATTTCGAAGACACATATTACGAAGATGAGGAGAACGAAGCTATCCGAGAGGAACTCACTACATACGCCGCAGAACTCGCGAAGATGCCACTCCCTGATTCATCGTCTTTTTGGCAAGCTGGAGCTGCTCAGGCAAAGCAATCAGAGACCACGAGCTACAACATCCAGTCCACTCCGAAGGTCACTACGCAACGGCGTCAACCCACTTCAACTGCAAAGACTGCGACCAAGTAG
- a CDS encoding putative peptide methionine sulfoxide reductase, with amino-acid sequence MMNIVQRLMRPFSSSTMHLTPEQAAQVSTIPEGAQKATIAAGCFWGVEHMYRHDFGGKGLLDARVGYIGGDTKDPSYRAVCSGRTGHAEATQIIFDPTQLSYRTLIEYFYKMHDPTTSNRQGPDTGSQYRSGIFYHNDEQKSIAEEVTKKANEQWWKNGIVTEILPAAEWWDAEKYHQLYLQNNPGGYECPSHYLRKFPDLQ; translated from the exons ATGATGAACATCGTCCAACGCCTGATGAGGCCATTCAGCTCCTCGACAATGCATCTCACACCAGAACAAGCAGCACAGGTCTCGACCATCCCAGAAGGCGCACAGAAAGCAACGATCGCAGCGGGATGCTTCTGGGGCGTGGAGCACATGTACAGACACGACTTCGGAGGAAAGGGACTTCTTGATGCGCGAGTGGGATACATTGGAGGCGACACAAAGGACCCAAGCTACCGCGCAGTATGCTCAGGCAGGACAGGAC ATGCAGAAGCAACCCAAATCATCTTCGACCCCACCCAGCTCTCGTACCGCACCCTAATCGAATACTTCTACAAAATGCACGACCCCACCACCTCCAACCGTCAAGGCCCCGACACAGGCTCGCAATATCGGTCGGGGATCTTCTACCACAACGACGAGCAAAAGAGCATCGCCGAGGAAGTGACAAAGAAGGCCAACGAACAATGGTGGAAGAATGGAATAGTTACTGAAATACTTCCGGCTGCTGAGTGGTGGGACGCGGAGAAGTACCATCAGTTGTACTTGCAGAATAACCCCGGCGGCTATGAGTGTCCTAGCCATTATTTGAGGAAGTTCCCGGATTTGCAGTAG
- a CDS encoding Transcription elongation factor 1 — translation MGKRKATRKPEKMPSRKLPTAFNCLICLAEGTVSVKINRKKETGKATCWKYKESFVSKANELEGPVDAKVSQPKTFDCIFCRGDGTVTITLDKKEMLGNLKCRVCGKNFQSNLTALDEAVDVYAYWNDDVEERKEAGALD, via the exons ATGGGCAAACGCAAAGCAACCCGCAAACCAGAAAAGATGCCATCCCGCAAGCTGCCAACCGCTTTCAACTGTCTTATTTGCCTTGCCGAAGGCACTGTGTCCGTCAAGATAAATAGAAAGAAGGAGACCGGAAAAGCCACTTGCTGGAAGTACAAAGAGTCGTTCGTGTCCAAAGCGAATGAGCTGGAAGGTCCGGTAGAT GCCAAGGTCTCGCAGCCCAAGACCTTCGACTGCATCTTCTGCCGCGGAGACGGCACTGTCACCATCACTCTCGACAAGAAGGAGATGCTCGGCAACTTGAAGTGTCGAGTGTGCGGAAAGAACTTCCAGAGCAACTTGACGGCGCTGGATGAGGCGGTTGATGTGTATGCGTACTGGAATGACGATGTTGAGGAGAGGAAGGAAGCTGGAGCGTTGGATTAG
- a CDS encoding Short chain dehydrogenase gsfE, which translates to MPKVALVTGANGITGTAIIEHLVRNTTPGKWSRIVITSRSPVKLLVEDARIEFIALDFTNHHEALAQAMEQSCKDVTHAYFSSYIHKDDFAELNLANKALFENFLQALILAAPNLQNCTLQTGGKYYGLHLGPVPTPCREEEPRRGKADENFYFPQEDFLAEKQKGERSEPNGMNSALSCALYFMICKELGEVTRMPTNQLYWNGTETNSDAPLLAKFTVWASTSPECANQAFNFVNGDHFTWGYMWPRLAEYMGAATSSDQNFDKPIPPQGEVQQEFSLAEWAKDKRAVWDQICENAGMPEVKSTFDAGTWAFQDRVFMRTWYPSLSMNKAKKFGWTGFVDSYDSITGAFEKFRELKQIP; encoded by the exons ATGCCGAAAGTTGCCCTCGTCACAGGCGCCAACGGCATCACCGGCACAGCAATCATAGAACATCTCGTCCGAAACACGACCCCAGGAAAATGGAGTCGCATCGTGATCACCTCCCGCTCACCAGTCAAACTGCTAGTCGAAGATGCTCGCATAGAGTTCATCGCACTGGATTTTACGAACCATCATGAAGCCCTAGCGCAGGCCATGGAACAAAGCTGCAAAGATGTGACGCATGCGTACTTCTCCTCTTACATCCACAAAGACGACTTTGCCGAGCTGAATCTCGCGAACAAAGCGCTGTTCGAAAACTTTCTGCAAGCTTTAATCCTGGCCGCTCCAAACCTGCAAAATTGCACGCTTCAGACGGGAGGGAAGTATTATGGTCTCCATCTTGGCCCGGTGCCGACACCGTGTCGTGAGGAGGAGCCGAGAAGAGGGAAAGCGGACGAGAACTTCTACTTCCCACAAGAGGACTTCCTGGCCGAGAAACAGAAGGGGGAAAGGTCAGAA CCGAATGGTATGAATTCAGCATTAAGTTGTGCGCTGTACTTCATGATCTGTAAAGAGCTAGGCGAAGTCACCAGAATGCCAACGAACCAGCTGTACTGGAATGGGACGGAGACAAATAGTGATGCTCCTCTGCTTGCAAAGTTCACTGTATGGGCTTCGACCAGTCCAGAGTGCGCCAACCAGGCCTTCAACTTTGTGAACGGCGATCACTTCACCTGGGGATATATGTGGCCTCGGCTGGCCGAGTATATGGGCGCAGCAACATCATCCGACCAGAACTTTGATAAGCCCATTCCGCCACAAGGCGAAGTGCAGCAGGAGTTCAGTCTAGCAGAATGGGCGAAAGACAAGCGGGCGGTGTGGGATCAGATCTGCGAAAACGCTGGCATGCCAGAAGTCAAGTCGACCTTCGACGCTGGCACTTGGGCATTCCAAGACCGGGTGTTCATGCGCACGTGGTACCCAAGCCTGAGTATGAACAAGGCCAAGAAGTTCGGCTGGACAGGCTTCGTCGACTCGTATGACTCGATTACTGGCGCATTCGAGAAATTCAGAGAGTTGAAGCAGATTCCTTGA
- a CDS encoding Aquaporin-1, which produces MNINAPIKGGAIPLPFTKAADPERRKEVDDHVNRIPFAHRIPDAARNHFVAAVGEYVGTVLFLYFALGGTQVANNIPSSSGMTVAETGSNPQQLQYIALSFGFSLAVNAWVFFRISGGLFNPAVTFGMCLIGALPWVRGALLFVAQILGGVTAAALVSCMFPGPLTVQTSLGGGTTIVQGLFIEMILTAELVFTIFMLAAEKHKGTFIAPVGIGLSLFVTELVGVYFTGGSLNPARSFGPAVVNRNFNGYHWIYWVGPILGSIVAAGFYKFIKVLEYETANPSQDADKDIMRRAEEHDFSPPNTANGRRSHTYGDFADSNEQKSIESLPRVPAATRTVAGPDRAAASNLAVRGQQDDGLVRRLDRGASYAA; this is translated from the exons ATGAATATCAAC GCTCCGATCAAAGGCGGTGCGATTCCACTTCCGTTCACGAAAGCAGCCGATCCCGAACGACGAAAAGAAGTCGACGACCACGTCAATCGCATACCATTCGCCCACCGAATCCCAGACGCCGCTCGCAATCACTTCGTGGCCGCAGTCGGCGAGTATGTCGGGACAGTGCTCTTCCTATACTTTGCGCTCGGAGGAACACAAGTCGCAAACAACATCCCGTCTTCATCTGGGATGACGGTGGCAGAGACTGGCAGCAATCCTCAACAATTGCAGTACATAGCGTTGTCGTTCGGCTTCTCGCTGGCGGTCAATGCGTGGGTCTTCTTTCGTATTTCCGGAGGACTGTTCAACCCGGCTGTTACGTTTGGAATGTGCTTGATCGGTGCTCTGCCATGGGTCAGGGGCGCTTTGCTGTTTGTTGCACAGATCCTGGGTGGCGTGACAGCTGCGGCGCTCGTCAGCTGCATGTTTCCTGGTCCGCTTACGGTTCAGACATCGCTTGGGGGAGGCACCACTATCGTACAGGGTCTTTTCATCGAGATGATCTTGACGGCTGAATTGGTCTTTACCATCTTCATGTTGGCCGCGGAGAAGCACAAGGGAACCTTCATTGCACCAGTTGGCATTGGTCTCTCGCTCTTTGTGACAGAGCTTGTTGGTGTATACTTCACAGGAGGAAGCTTGAACCCAGCGCGGTCTTTTGGACCTGCTGTTGTCAACCGCAACTTCAATGGATACCACTGGA TATACTGGGTTGGACCAATCTTGGGCTCCATCGTCGCCGCCGGCTTCTACAAGTTTATCAAAGTCCTGGAATATGAGACAGCCAATCCTTCGCAAGATGCCGACAAAGACATCATGCGTCGGGCGGAAGAGCACGACTTCAGCCCCCCGAATACTGCAAACGGTCGCCGCTCGCACACTTACGGCGACTTTGCCGATAGCAATGAGCAGAAGTCAATTGAGTCTCTTCCGCGAGTACCAGCGGCTACCCGGACTGTGGCTGGACCAGACCGAGCTGCTGCTTCGAATCTTGCGGTTCGCGGACAGCAAGATGATGGCTTGGTGAGAAGGCTTGACCGCGGTGCGAGTTACGCAGCTTGA
- a CDS encoding Putative epoxide hydrolase codes for MLRCASICHWLASCILAVSSKRLPGADRMHDKYHVRPFHIDLSRGVPRMLDLVQNTHLPKEPEYPGLGDSAGIDLDVLKGMREQWLTTFDWNKEQESLNEFKHYAAVIEGLTIHFIHETSNEPGAIPLILNHGWPGSFLEFVPLIEDLKSHGKTSTGKDVSFHVVIPSLPGFAFSSAPPVNWTVHDTARVYNTLMTEVLGYETFATFGTDWGGAPSYSLYNNFNKTTRAAHFAFIPFLPLTSEQLAVKNITLDPLETFEQAGLEAWYGTGSAYLEEQTTKPNTIGLALYDNPVGQLAWIGEKFINWSDPRQGTAPSVVTHNEILRSVSLYYLTKSFVSSVFIYFQNAATGFSADYTKAKTDAPLLFSAFKYNVAFWPPEMVARVGNLVYYKNHDFGGHFPGVDNPPALLADLREIGTHWSD; via the exons ATGCTTCGATGCGCTTCGATCTGTCATTGGCTCGCTTCGTGCATCCTCGCAGTCTCGTCTAAAAGACTGCCTGGAGCGGACCGGATGCACGACAAATACCATGTTCGGCCATTCCACATCGATCTGTCTAGGGGCGTACCAAGAATGCTCGATCTTGTTCAGAATACCCATCTTCCTAAGGAACCAGAGTATCCCGGCCTTGGAGACTCCGCTGGCATTGATCTTGACGTGTTGAAAGGCATGCGGGAACAATGGTTAACCACGTTTGACTGGAACAAGGAACAAGAGAGCCTGAACGAATTCAAGCACTATGCAGCCGTGATCGAAGGCCTCACGATTCACTTCATCCACGAGACGTCGAATGAACCTGGAGCAATTCCCTTGATACTGAATCATGGATGGCCAGGGTCCTTTCTGGAATTCGTCCCACTGATCGAGGATCTGAAATCGCACGGTAAGACATCGACAGGCAAGGACGTCTCTTTCCACGTTGTCATACCATCGTTGCCAGGCTTTGCCTTCTCCTCAGCTCCGCCAGTCAACTGGACTGTTCACGACACTGCAAGAGTGTACAACACTCTGATGACAGAAGTGCTGGGCTACGAGACGTTCGCCACATTTGGCACAGATTGGGGAGGCGCTCCGTCATACAGTCTTTACAACAACTTCAACAAGACGACTCGAGCAGCTCACTTCGCCTTCATACCCTTTCTGCCTCTCACGTCAGAGCAGCTCGCAGTTAAGAACATCACCCTTGATCCTTTGGAGACTTTCGAGCAAGCAGGACTTGAAGCTTGGTATGGCACCGGCAGTGCTTACTTGGAGGAGCAGACGACGAAG CCGAACACAATTGGCCTTGCTCTCTACGACAATCCTGTCGGCCAGCTTGCATGGATTGGCGAGAAGTTCATCAACT GGTCCGATCCGAGGCAAGGCACGGCTCCTTCAGTCGTGACGCACAACGAGATCCTGCGCTCAGTCTCTTTGTACTACCTTACCAAGTCTTTTGTGTCCTCAGTCTTCATATACTTTCAAAACGCAGCGACCGGTTTCTCAGCCGACTACACTAAGGCGAAGACGGACGCACCCTTGCTTTTCAGCGCTTTCAAGTACAACGTCGCTTTTTGGCCTCCCGAGATGGTGGCGAGAGTTGGGAACCTTGTCTACTACAAGA ATCATGACTTTGGCGGACATTTCCCAGGCGTCGATAATCCACCTGCGCTACTGGCAGACTTGAGGGAGATTGGGACGCACTGGAGCGACTGA
- a CDS encoding Proline dehydrogenase 1, mitochondrial, giving the protein MSARVLRLERCTAPAKSTQLVCRTQSSLPSKRRQHTHHSPRRRLHSTSHHGNAATLPIATPSPVTTTATEASAPSITTVAPLGNLPLNQVLRTWLITSISSNPALMGASTKMLQAMLNSKNPVLDVEKNPLMRAILMETFYKQFCIGSNKEEITRNVAAVQQQGYGGVILEYALEVLADAKSDEAADIAKWRQAMLDTVDITAPGSYFAFKWSGLGPAAMRRMKNEEEPSKEMAEAMHTVTQAALAKDVALLPAAEETWTLNGFHKWSLDLMREYNTKGKAVVFSTYQAYLKQNTDHLARHMEMAKAENFTLGVKLVRGAYMHSEKRDLIWPTIDATHHAYDTVTSAMVHRQYNDLLRPSGKDTAFPDVELVVASHNAATVQKAQAWRQAQATRGEDLTPLVYVQLQGMADEVSATLVANAKANEGKTNAVQEKVYKYCNWGTMKECLNYLIRRAAENKDAAGRTNDTRLAMQSELTRRFKAGVGLS; this is encoded by the coding sequence ATGTCTGCTCGAGTTCTGCGACTCGAGAGGTGCACCGCACCAGCGAAGAGCACACAACTGGTATGCCGCACACAGTCCAGCTTGCCTTCAAAGCGAAGACAGCACACACACCACTCTCCTCGCAGGCGTCTGCACTCAACTTCGCACCATGGAAATGCCGCCACACTTCCGATCGCCACCCCCTCTCCGGTCACGACTACTGCGACTGAGGCATCGGCTCCTTCAATCACCACCGTCGCACCACTCGGCAACCTCCCGCTCAACCAAGTACTCCGAACATGGCTGATCACCTCGATCTCCTCGAACCCAGCCTTGATGGGCGCTTCGACCAAGATGTTGCAAGCAATGCTCAACTCGAAGAATCCCGTGCTTGATGTCGAGAAGAATCCACTCATGCGGGCAATCTTGATGGAGACATTCTACAAGCAGTTCTGCATTGGAAGCAACAAGGAAGAGATCACTCGAAATGTGGCAGCCGTGCAGCAGCAAGGATACGGTGGTGTCATCCTCGAGTATGCTCTAGAAGTCCTCGCAGATGCCAAGAGCGACGAGGCGGCGGACATCGCAAAGTGGCGACAAGCAATGCTGGACACTGTCGACATCACTGCTCCCGGTTCGTACTTTGCCTTCAAGTGGTCGGGCTTGGGTCCGGCCGCAATGCGACGGATGAAGAACGAGGAGGAGCCATCGAAGGAGATGGCTGAGGCGATGCACACTGTCACTCAGGCAGCATTGGCCAAGGACGTCGCACTTCTTCCTGCCGCCGAGGAGACCTGGACCCTGAACGGCTTCCACAAGTGGTCCCTCGATCTCATGCGCGAGTACAACACGAAGGGCAAGGCCGTCGTCTTCAGCACATACCAGGCCTACCTCAAGCAGAACACCGACCATCTCGCACGCCACATGGAGATGGCCAAGGCTGAGAACTTCACCCTTGGCGTCAAGCTCGTGCGTGGGGCTTACATGCACTCGGAGAAGCGGGATCTGATCTGGCCAACCATCGACGCGACCCACCACGCATACGACACTGTGACCTCCGCTATGGTACACAGACAGTACAACGACCTTTTGCGACCGTCCGGCAAAGACACCGCATTCCCAGACGTCGAGCTCGTGGTCGCTTCCCACAACGCCGCAACCGTGCAGAAGGCACAAGCATGGCGTCAGGCTCAGGCGACTCGCGGCGAGGACCTGACCCCACTCGTCTACGTGCAGCTACAAGGCATGGCCGACGAGGTCTCCGCAACTCTGGTCGCCAACGCCAAGGCCAACGAGGGCAAGACCAACGCTGTGCAGGAGAAGGTCTACAAGTACTGCAACTGGGGCACCATGAAGGAGTGCCTGAACTACCTCATTCGACGAGCGGCTGAGAACAAGGATGCCGCGGGTCGGACTAACGACACACGACTTGCTATGCAGAGCGAGTTGACGAGACGATTCAAGGCTGGCGTCGGACTTTCGTAA